In Rhodamnia argentea isolate NSW1041297 chromosome 5, ASM2092103v1, whole genome shotgun sequence, the DNA window AcattttagaaacaactcgagcacgagcttgtgcaagccactaccgcccaccatcgtcggcgaggagttCAAGCGAACGCCGCTAGCAGCCGCAggtcgcccgccgccgccacaGCCCCCATCGGCCTCCACTCCCGCCGATCGCCGgttgcaaatccttccttttggtgaaaaaattttttttttaatacttgcCGAATGCgtttctattctcgaaaatcgtagttgagaacataaatataaaaaaatatttttatttcaaatatgcTTTCGGGAATAAAAACGTTACCATATACAGTCTTAATTTATGCAGGGAAatttccgattaaaaaaaatccatctacTCATAGAAATACGCGACACCAAACTCACCGGACGATGGAATCCTCTCTCCACTTCACCATTAAGCGATCTCCACGTAGTGACGTGGCGGCGCCCCATTGGCCTCCGCGATTTGCGCACGCAGTGTgtgaaaggaaaggaaaggaaaggaaaggaaaggagggGCGGTCGTACGTGGTCGTTGCATTATGCAGGTGGGTGCCTCGCTTTCCCACGAAACGACACCTGGAATCTGCACCcgtcatttgttgtcgtcgccaAAACGGTGGTGCGGGGTCTGTCGTTTTTGCAGGGCCGCCGGGATCGAGGTCGCGTGCGACGTTATCGTTAGTGGAGGAATGCTTAATAAATGAAGCGAATAATGTGGGGTCACCGGGGGCATGGCAAAAACGAGACGTCGTTTTCAATCAACTCACCCTTTTGAGGGCGATGCCGACGGTCTATGTAGCAGCCCGTGGTCCCCCGTAGGCTTCAACAGTATTTCCCAATCATTTGCGTAACAAGTTCAGTCCGATTTAACTCACAAACTTTAGGGAGGGCAATGatcttatatatattttttaatttttttttggtatgaatCGTATTAATGACTatagttaaaagagtatcttaTAGATTAGTAAAATCGCATGATGACACCTCTTAAAAATTGGAATGAAGAGAAAGCGACACGCTTCGGATGAGAATGCACAACTAACGACTTCCGGACCTACTAGATTCGTGTTGGAACATCTCGTTGATCATTTTGCATGTGTAAACTAAggcaaaaatcgaaaaaatgaaaaagaagcaaaaacaaagatgtttatcaacatcaacatcaactttatctcaaattagttgggatcggcggtcgatgaacccaaaaataaatgacataAAAGTAAGAccgattgagaaaaaaaaataattatataaaaataaaaaataaaaaataaatatatataggaaaaaaggactaaaaagaaTAGTCCGGAACATAAAAATTCTGtccctccacaatgctaatagctttcctccactccatcCTAAGATAAAccgtacgccaatctatttccAACTTCATTAAATCTCGTTTGACTACTTTCCTTCAGATAAGTTTCTACGACCTCTTCATtttttcatgtcatgctctcgaTAACAAACTTTTGTTCTTATCGGAGCatctagaaatttttgaaaaacatgtCCAAATCATTTCAATCTatgtttttttatcttttctgttACTGGTATTATTCCAACTTTTtgttgaaaaacaaaaatgtttaCCATTGTGACCAATTTtacccaattttcaaatatacccaaaaaaaaaatacacgacCTTTCAAAACTTACCATAACTAAATCGAATTTTCTTAGTATAATTCTACGTAAGCAGCAAAGGAAGCAACATCCTGTTTTAATATGTGCACTTGATTTTAATACGTGTGTGCCCCAACCCAGAAGGATGTATCTCTCCAGTTGAGCCCAAACCCAGATGCGGTTTTGAGAACTTGGGCCGAAAAGTACTTGCTTGTCTTTGTTGTCGGGTGCTGTAGTCGGATTCAATTGGGCCCGAAAGTTGGTAAGGTATCGGCAATCTTCCTTCTTTCCCTCGATTGCCAGCGTTAATGCCGTTCACTTCCGAGTTCAGACAACGTTCAACTTGATTTCTGAACAGAATGTTCActatgatttctaaacttttgatacGTGTACAATTTAATcattgaattatatgaaaatgtacaAAACTTATATTTCAATTGATTCAAATTTAGGGACAGCGTTGAACATTTTTACGTAAACCGGAAATTAAATCGAACATGTACGAAAAGTCGAAGGACTATactgaataaatttaaaagttcaagaacgatATTGCACATTTAGCTAAAGTTtaagaatcacattgaacaaattaaaagtttagggattagattgcacattgggtcaaaattcatgaaccatTTATTTCATCAACATGGTTTGTGACTACCAAAACAAATCTCCGCTTACTCGAATAGCTATTATAGTCTCGAATAGTGTATATTCCCGAGAAGAATTCACTAATCATCCGAACCGACCAGCGATAAAGGCGACTCCTTTAGAGAATTGATTGATGAGCTCTGGGATTTGATACTCCAAGGAAGAACCATTCATGGGTACCACGAGAAGGGCTTAAGCCAAGATTTGCAAACCTCCATTCAAACCACACTCAGGCCACACCAGTATAGTTATATATACCGAAAGCCCAACAAGGGTGAGATTGAGTACACATTTATTGGCTTAACTAACATGCATAGCTCTCAAGCCTCAACCACACTTTCATAACAAAAGTTCAACCAACACTCACAACGCAGAAGCAGAGATTCATGCTGCATTGACCTTCAGCGCCCATCCGGTGACCACATGCTCCTTCGCCGGCTTGGTCTTCACGAAGGACTCCCGAGAAAACAGCAGCTGCAAAAACGAATGAAACATCAATTGTTACCTAAAGAGTGTCCACGTGAACCTGTCTATTTTCCACTCTTAAGGAGCTGCATAAGATGCTAGAGAAGCAAATGACAAGACCTGGACAACGATCGAGAAAGAAACGACGCGAAAGGTTTTCAAGGATTAGCCTAGTCCACTTAAAACAGCTAAGACTTAAACAATGCCCCTCCTACATCAAGAAAAGCGATGATGAGCGTCCTATCGGAGACGATATATCTAAGGTGGTCAAGTAATCACCAAGGCAATGCCATATATCGACCACCTGTTTCTTATGCAAAGAAACAAATATTCGATATTTGGAATGGTACAAGGATCTGTGGATGTGAGTTCCTGGTTTTAAGTTTAACGTCCCTGAAACAAACGGAAATCCACGGTTTATGTCAGCAAATATCAATACACCAGACAAATGCCTTGGCAACTAGATTTCTATGACAGGACGCAGCCTCTTGTCCTCTTTCTCACCTTTCACAACACTTCGACATGCACCAAAGGTTTCAACACAAAAGAAGTGTGATCACATATTGGAAAAGGAGGGCCTCCCCAGCAAATTTGGCAACAATACCGGCACAGGCGCTAGTAGCAATAAAATCATGTTGTAAATGGATGAAAGAGGGAGCGCATCAACTATCAACAAATTACATGTATGCAGCACACATGATGGCTGTTAATTTCTGTCCGTTTATCAACCTTTCACAGACACCTTCAAAACTTTACTTACCGACGGACAAAACTAATAGCTAGCACAATGGAACCTTATTCTACAAAAACTTAACACTTACCAACATAAAACAATTTGCAGAAACATAAAAGGCTCTTTTACCTTGGTGTAGCTGTGGACATGAGTCAAGCTTTCTGGGATTGTCCATTTCTTGAAGTGGCCAAGAGCAACCTCGAGATGGAACAATTTCGGGGCCAAATTCAAGTCAACCGCTGTTATCTTTACTCCAGCAATGTATGGACCCTGCACCCACAATTATACACACCAGTAAACCTACAGAAGAAACTGCAAAATTTTCAAGCAACTTCTATGTGCAGTTGGCTGTGAACATGTATTTTACATGAGCCTTGAGATGACCATCCAGGGCTTTCAGTTCATCAAGCAAGGCCTGCTCAGTGCCGTCACTTGGGTCCTTGCTCTTCACAAACTTCACGAAGGAGATGAAAATTTTCGAGCCCCTGCAATTTGAGAAGGAGGCGTGGCACTGGTTGAAattcaaaactcaagaaaacagaatctGATCCATCtaacacaagaaaagaaaacaagcttTTCAAGACATTTTGACAATACACATCTTACTAATCCATACATATACCTAGCCTTAAAACGAAGTAAAAGAGAACGCTAAGACCCCTATTATTAAGCACATAGCAGGAGTACCCATCAATGTCTCTTAAATCAAGAGGAAACCTTCCACGAAACTGCTGAAGAAAACTGAGAGCAAgaaatttcaaacaaagaaCAGACGGAAATAAACCAGAACGGTGAAAATATGACAGGAAAACAGACCcacatacagagagagagagagagagagagagagagagagagttacacAGATGCAAACTCAGGGGGAGGAGTGAGCGAAGGTTCAGGGTATTTCTCCTCAAGAATGCCAACAATCACATCAGAGTCGGCGATCCACTTATCATGGATCTTAATCAGTGGCACCTTCCCTTCTGGATTTATTTCCAAGAACCTACAGTGAAACATCCATCACAAAAAAGATCATCAAGACCAGAACCTCTACAATCCCAAGAGACAAACACGAAAAGCATGACATTCCTCGGAAAACTGCTTCATGAGAGAAAGATTTACCATTGGGGTTTATTACTGAGATCGACGAGGCGGCTCTTGTACGGGACTTTCTTCTCCTCCAAAGTTAGCATCACCCGTTGACAAAATGGGCCTAAAAGAAAACACGGATTATCACAAAAGCCCGATCAGCAAAGAACACAACCAAAATCCCCACACCCCACATGACGAAAACACCAAACAGAGTCGAAAATTACAGTCTCCAAGAACATCGGGTGCTCCAGTAGCAGACTTGACGCAGATCTCCAAAGCCATTTTGGtgggattttcttcttttcaggaGTGAATGgggaaagttttctttttgcctcttcctaTCAGGGCGTTGATGATGCAGAAGAAGCGGCAGGGGTTTCCAACGAGCGGGGTGGTTCTTCTTCCGGGGTTTATGTCAACTTGTGGGTCAATATAGCGTGGAATGTGCTCGCGAGCTGTAACTTGTGGCCGTCGGTTTCGAATTTTATATGTGACTCGGGAAAGTTAGGTGGAATCCCTCGAAAGTTCCCTATCTTCAACCGACATGTATGATGCATGCTCTTacataatcctaaatctttaaaTTGTCTTTGCAAATATAGAACtaccatacaaaaaaaaaaaatcatacacgATGTTTTCCCATCTTAACCAGATATGGTAATACTAATTAATCATGTTCgatcgtttgtttttttttttttttgttattaactAAGAAGGGCACGCATGCGAAATTCTTATTCAATTTGATCCCTTTTCGttttattcaataaaaaagaaaagggagctCACATATTTGTTATTGACAAATAGAATAAAGATTGACATTAtgaagcaaataaaaataaaaaatccatccTTTTCACGATTGATCAATAGTACGACATGGATATGGATTGTAGCTATAATGTCGTCCACGTTCACGATTGGTCTTTCGCCTGTTGTTATTGCAATGGTGTAATCTCTATTTGGCCACCTTAGCTCCACGTAATTACCACGCAAAGTTTAAGTTGACAAGCACGTTATTTTCGGCCACTAGTTGCTAGGCACCTTTTATTTCGCCACATTTGTTCCGAAATCAAACTAAACAACATAAAAGTTCTCATCTCTCGTAatgaaaagaacaaggaaaaaaagacacCATGAATGTTATTACTTTTCCActcataattttctttggaTTACATAAATGTCATAATGTTTTAAAAagtgttcatttgagtgcctCCGAAAAGACTTTATCAATGTCGGGGACAAGCCATGGTTGGAGTTACGAAATGAAAGGTCATAGAGTCGAATTTCGGCGTCCTCAACAGTATGGGACATGATAGAGCAAGGCTAtcgaagggagggagggagggagggagggagggtggGTGGCGGTGGGAGTGGTGGCAAGGGTGATAGAGATAGGGGGTCCGATGTTGGATTTGGCAGGCAAGGGTAAGAAGGGGGACGAGGTGGCAAGACGAGACGATACCGCCGGCGTGGGACATCGTTTTGCATGCTTTCGCTGACTTGAACTCATCGATGAGCCATCACACGAAGTTCATAGAAAATTAACGTCACATCGATTTGTTCGACCACACAAATCACTAATGGCATTTAAGTAAACAATCTTTAAATAATGTGGCATTCAAGCAGTTGGAATAAAGTTATGGATCTTAAATGAACACCTCTCAAGTAATGTCGTAGTTCCTAAGAAAAACAGTCCATTAAtcacaaaaatataagaaaaaccACCTCTCTTGCACATAAATTCCATTTTGCGTGGTCTCAATGAGACCAACATGAAGTCACAAGACTTTGAAAAAGAGCATAAGGGTCCCCAGGGAGTGCTTGACTTTATGTCATTTGTCAACTTTTCCAATAGAACCACTCCTTTTCCTCCACGTTTCTTAAAATTACACCACACATGTTCCTACATTAAACATTCATCTTTTGCCGCAGAATTCGCACGTTTTAATTTGGCACCaacattttttccatttttttttaaaaattttgggtccgtattatgttttttttaccGTTTTTCTTTTGGCTCTACTGGCCATTCATACGTACAAGGGTTCGTGTTGACTTGCTGGCCAACGGTCAACGGAGAAAAGCAGGTGGCATATAGGGAACATCGAATGACAATTGAAAGTGAGATTGAGGAATGTTCAATCATTTTCTCCTCAACCtctccacgaaaaaaaaaaaaaaggtcgtatTAAATATTCTCCTCAACaactccaccaaaaaaaaaaaaaaaaagaattgaaaacacAAATTGCATTGAAGCCCAAATGCGTGTCTGGGACGGGCGGGTCCTCAGCTACATCAGCAGCGGGCCACGGCCACTGGTGCCACTGTGGCATCGGAGGTGAGGTGTCGGGTAGTGGTAAGTCTGCTTCAGTGGCATCTAGGAGTTGGCCACTCGGGCAATGTACCAGCTGGGGCAGATTGTGTCGACGCATCAGCAACGGCTACAAGTTGAACTTTGGCCATTGTGGGAGGTGACTTGTGAATTGTGGAAGGGGGTTGTACTCTGGTGACCTGTTGGACTGGTACGTTGCAAGTGAAAGGTGTGTATATAGCTTGATGAGCTAGTCTCTTGGTGAAAAAAGTGGAGCTGTTGAGTTGAAGTAGttgattattttcccttgtTCGAATGGAGATTAGTCCGGAAATTCAGCTCATAAGCTCGATCATTTAGCCTCAAATTAAGAAATCGGATGTCCTGTTACACTCAAACAAGTGATGATCTTAGCTGATTCGATTTCAATCTCTCAAACTTCGTATTAATTTATCAGAACAACTCTATACTTCACgagccacatttttttttttttttgtctaccaCTAGCAGTTTTTCATGGAAAAGGCAGACAGCTGTGGAGGATTAGTCCGAAAATTCTGAATGTCTTGTGGCAAAGTTTCATCGGTTCGCTTTAGCATTGTTAATGGCTGCTGCATTATTACCATCACGATGTTGGGTCCTTCAAATCTCCATTTATACTGTACTGAGTCCTTAGAACTCGGACAATGATCGACAAAAGTTAAGTTCAAACCAGCTCAGCAGAAGGTCCAGCCGAATATCTGGTTTGCCACTTTTGAATCATATGAGATGTCAGCTTGCAGGTGTTCCTTGAGGCACTGGTCCAACATACTAAAATGCGGAAGTAAGGCTGAGAATCCTTTTGCTGTTTTTTTCAACTGATACATGTGTAGTTGCAGTGGGCATTTGCAGTACCCGGTTTCCTCAGTTTGAATGATCACTGTCTCTGATCACAGAGACATTCGGTAAAGAGGATAGAGAGAAGGAATGGAAGACATCCAGCTTAAAAGAGACAACTTTGATGGTTGATGAACTCGTAGACTCGAATGTAGCTCGCGAAACAACAGCCTGCCATCCTAAGATTTGAATAAGAAATATCTCCTGCAAGGTCCAACCCTAATGGATTACAGGGGTGCATGTAAAGATTGTGCTTCCAGATGAAGAGGATGGAATTTGGATGCATGCATATGTATGTGTTAACGATGTTTCACTAGCTAAGGTAAACTGTGAACAGAAGGTACATGCTTTCTCTTGTATCTTCCCCACTAAGGTTATATCCACCATCAATGAACTTGATACTAGCATAGCCATTTGCACCATCATACAATCCTGTACCGCCAATGACTGCGATATGAGACTCTGAGACATCTGTCCGATGAACCCCGAAGAACCTCAGTCCATCTTTCAGCTCGTTGCCTGCGAAATGTGCGGTCATTGCCATCATGTGGCTGGTTCCATCCTCGGAGCTGGCAACATACACTCCTTGTGCTTTTCCAATCACCCGGGAACTGAAAACCAAGCCTTCAAATAAGTACTCACTAATCTCTGTTATGCTGCTGAGTTGCAATTCTTGAAGGGTGGCGATGGCCGGAAATGAAAAGCCTGTGCCAGCCAGGTCAAGTGTTCCAGTGGACGAACCGGCGACCACCGGGCCCAGAGGGTTGTTAGGCTGGGTTAATGGAATGCCCTTGCTGGGAGGGAAAAGGCCTAGCGGCTTTGGGAAGGGGAGTTGATTGTTGGGGAATTTACCTGTGGCCGGTCTCGAGTAAGAAATGTTGCTCAGGACATTTCTCATTAGGAATGTGACAGTGTGATGGCTTTGGTGGGGATTTGGGGCGGGATTGCCCAGGGTTCGGGCCAACGATGACTGGTCTATGAAGGTAAAGATGATGATGACCAGCAGTGTCGATGCTAGGTTGCCGGTGTTCTTAGCATTGCCCATTGAGGAAGAATAAACAGGATTTTAATCGTGTCTGCTACTTATGAGATTCTTATAAGGGGGGAAGCAGATGTTGGGTTTTGGTTTGGTTGTGTTGGAGTTGTTTTGTCATTGAGATGGCAGTAGGTGGTCATCTTTTGTCCTCTTTGAACCGTGAAGAAGAAGCAAATTTTCAAGGAATTTTAACAACTCAGAGAAATCTCGCCGGTCGGTTCTAGTTGCAAATTGTCGAACTCGGGCATGTTGCTGATATAGATCAAGCCACTGTCAGGGCGCTATCCTGCTTTCTTATGAAAACCCTTTTTGGCCATTGATTTGCTTGGAACTTAAGGCATGGTTATTGCGTCTTTCATGTTTTGAATTCCTCATGGTCACCTAGGTTGTATTATGGGTATTTCTTCTCCCAAAGCATCGGAGATCAATGCAGAATCGCCAACGCAAGTACAGGAAAATCGTTCGGATGCTAAGTTTCGATGCTTAGGAACAGGCTAATGATTACAGAAAAGATGATATTGTTCTGGAGAAAACGGAAACTCTTAGTTTAGGCATGACTTGTGGGCAATCACAAAGAATGATCTCTTTGACATAGAATCTACCATGGCAGGCGGTGCACTAGTTAAGAAACTCGCGCATTAGTTTGCTCTTGATGGTATGAATAAGCTGCAGCTGCAGCAGCACTATTACGAGCTTTCTAGCTCGCTTCTTCGGCGACATGTCCTCTTCCCTGACAAAGCACACCAGTCCTAAGTTGATTGCCCCTAACAAGGCAAGCGAAACTTAATCACTCACCCGATGAGAACCCTCTTAAAGTCGCATTTCACAATGAAATTATCACACGGAGAGCTATCTAATCTCTGTACCGCTCGGCCTCTCTGAGTTCTACATATCTTTTGGTTGCAGGTCATTCTGTTCTTTCAGTTCTCTCTCCAGCCTTGAATTCCCTAGTGAAGTTTTCTTATCCAACCATCCCAAGATGTCGTTGAAGACGATTTCGATATTCTCCAGTGGCTCTCCGTACAGCAAACCGTGCCACATGCCTGGATACAATTTGAATGTCTTGTCCGAGCTCAAAGCGGAGTCATAGAGTTGCTTGCTCTCGGATTTATCCGTCACTTTGTCTTCTTCCCCATGGAGAACTATGAATGGCAAGGAGACCTATTAAGTGAAAATGAGATGTTTTCAGGGAGCAGGGGAACAAACATTGTGTAGCATTGGAATCAAGAGATTGTTTAACCAAGTATTTTGTGGTTGACAGCCAAAAGGAGCCGATCGATTTCTTGAGAGAATAGAATGATAGACAGGAGGGAACGATGCTGCAGAACCTCGTTAAGCCTCTTCTCTAATTCCAAGCTGATCCTCAGACATTCGTAGCCCGTTTTCAGCCGAGGCCGTCCTTTGTAACAATATTTGTTTGCTCTTACCTGTTGCAAAAAAGTTGCAGAGTCAGTCACCATCTATAAAGATCTGTCATCCGACTCATGTTCGGTAGCCCACCACCGACCTTCACTTCTCACAGAACTTGCACAATTATAAAACGAGAGCTTGCTGATCATGATAACTAGTTCAATGTCGAAAGCATACAGAATCAACATTGACAAATTGATCATCGATGATTACTTCACAGTGAGTGGGCACTCAATGCCTGCTTGTGATAGGAATGTACCTGCTCTCTTACTTCAGGAACTTTGAAAGCGAGATCGATGATGCTCGGAGTCGGGACAATCTTCCAGGTCGGGATGACATTGATCAGTTTAGTGAGTATGTTGATCACCAAGGTCGGCGGCTTCGCATCGTCGGCGATCTGAAACAGCAATTGCAGCTCAAAAACAGcatacattttttaaaaagaacttGAATGCACACATCTGTGCAAGcactttaatttcttttttataaaaaaaaactctctcaaagtCTAGAATTGTAAGaccttcaaaaacagaaaactACCCGCTGTTATTAAAATTCAAAACCTACTCACTGCCTAAAAAAAACTagtcaaattttcatttatgaaCTGCACTTGTCAAATCCATTTACCAAAAGTTATAGTTGCAGTAACACATCATTCAGAGTTGACTTTAGCTGGTTGGTGCTGGTGCAGGCATACCTAACAGCACTATGATCACTTTGTGGACTTCCAATCATATGAAAAGTCTTTCAGGATCTTTCCTATCTCTCTGAAGTTGCAATAATAGAATAAAACATTTCATCTAAAGCTAGAGGAATCCATAATTTTATGTTTATTAAACCGACC includes these proteins:
- the LOC115755119 gene encoding dirigent protein 25-like; translated protein: MGNAKNTGNLASTLLVIIIFTFIDQSSLARTLGNPAPNPHQSHHTVTFLMRNVLSNISYSRPATGKFPNNQLPFPKPLGLFPPSKGIPLTQPNNPLGPVVAGSSTGTLDLAGTGFSFPAIATLQELQLSSITEISEYLFEGLVFSSRVIGKAQGVYVASSEDGTSHMMAMTAHFAGNELKDGLRFFGVHRTDVSESHIAVIGGTGLYDGANGYASIKFIDGGYNLSGEDTRESMYLLFTVYLS
- the LOC115752070 gene encoding caffeoylshikimate esterase-like; the protein is MEPEAENINYEEDYITNSRGLKLFTCSWLPRGREPKALIFMCHGYGMECSITMRSTAVRLVNAGYAVYGIDYEGHGKSDGLMAFINNFDDLVDDCSTYFTSISERRENKKMMRYLMGESMGGAVALLLHRKKPEFWDGAVLVAPMCKIADDAKPPTLVINILTKLINVIPTWKIVPTPSIIDLAFKVPEVREQVRANKYCYKGRPRLKTGYECLRISLELEKRLNEVSLPFIVLHGEEDKVTDKSESKQLYDSALSSDKTFKLYPGMWHGLLYGEPLENIEIVFNDILGWLDKKTSLGNSRLERELKEQNDLQPKDM
- the LOC115752102 gene encoding glutathione S-transferase DHAR2, which encodes MALEICVKSATGAPDVLGDCPFCQRVMLTLEEKKVPYKSRLVDLSNKPQWFLEINPEGKVPLIKIHDKWIADSDVIVGILEEKYPEPSLTPPPEFASVGSKIFISFVKFVKSKDPSDGTEQALLDELKALDGHLKAHGPYIAGVKITAVDLNLAPKLFHLEVALGHFKKWTIPESLTHVHSYTKLLFSRESFVKTKPAKEHVVTGWALKVNAA